One stretch of Streptomyces sp. NBC_01363 DNA includes these proteins:
- the mca gene encoding mycothiol conjugate amidase Mca, translated as MTEQLRLMAVHAHPDDESSKGAATMAKYVSEGVDVLVVTCTGGERGSILNPKLQGDAYIEENIHEVRKKEMDEAREILGVEQEWLGFVDSGLPEGDPLPPLPEGCFALEDEEKAAGRLVRSIRAFRPQVITTYDENGGYPHPDHIMTHTITMIAFDGAADTEKFPESEFGPAWQPQKLYYNQGFNRPRTVALHEALLARGLESPYGDWLKRWKEFERDERTLTTHVPCADFFEIRDKALVAHATQIDPDGGWFRVPMDIQKEVWPTEEYELAKSLVDTSLPESDLFAGIRDNA; from the coding sequence TTGACCGAGCAGCTGCGACTGATGGCCGTCCACGCCCACCCCGACGACGAGTCGAGCAAGGGCGCGGCCACCATGGCCAAGTATGTGTCCGAGGGGGTGGACGTGCTGGTGGTGACCTGCACGGGAGGAGAGCGCGGCTCCATCCTCAATCCGAAGCTCCAGGGCGACGCGTACATCGAGGAGAACATCCACGAGGTGCGCAAGAAGGAGATGGACGAGGCCCGGGAGATTCTGGGCGTCGAGCAGGAGTGGCTCGGCTTCGTCGACTCGGGCCTGCCCGAGGGCGACCCGCTGCCGCCGCTGCCCGAGGGCTGCTTCGCGCTGGAGGACGAGGAGAAGGCCGCGGGCCGTCTCGTCCGCAGCATCCGCGCGTTCCGTCCGCAGGTCATCACGACGTACGACGAGAACGGCGGGTACCCGCACCCCGACCACATCATGACCCACACGATCACGATGATCGCCTTCGACGGTGCGGCGGACACCGAGAAGTTCCCCGAGTCGGAGTTCGGCCCGGCCTGGCAGCCGCAGAAGCTCTACTACAACCAGGGCTTCAACCGGCCGCGCACGGTGGCGCTGCACGAGGCGCTGCTGGCCCGCGGCCTGGAGTCGCCGTACGGCGACTGGCTGAAGCGCTGGAAGGAGTTCGAGCGCGACGAACGCACGCTGACCACGCACGTTCCGTGTGCGGACTTCTTCGAGATCCGCGACAAGGCGCTGGTCGCGCACGCCACGCAGATCGATCCGGACGGCGGCTGGTTCCGCGTTCCGATGGACATCCAGAAGGAGGTCTGGCCGACCGAGGAGTACGAGCTGGCGAAGTCCCTCGTCGATACCTCCCTCCCCGAGAGCGACCTCTTCGCGGGCATCCGCGACAATGCCTGA
- a CDS encoding DUF4307 domain-containing protein: protein MTAVPEAPPENRYGRSADQRADRRLKIIGSVLGVVLLGVVGWIGYDYVAGQGISAEVIKRKVVSDERVDIHLEVRKDKDVEGYCTLRAQQEDGSDVARKDFRFDERTDRIDRILTLRTTSRATSVELLGCTVDDGASH from the coding sequence ATGACCGCGGTGCCCGAGGCGCCTCCGGAGAACCGCTACGGCCGCTCCGCGGACCAGCGCGCGGACCGCCGGCTGAAGATCATCGGCTCGGTGCTGGGCGTCGTGCTTCTCGGTGTGGTCGGCTGGATCGGTTACGACTACGTCGCCGGCCAGGGCATCAGCGCCGAGGTGATCAAGCGCAAGGTCGTCTCGGACGAGCGGGTCGACATCCACCTCGAAGTGCGCAAGGACAAGGACGTCGAGGGCTACTGCACCCTGCGCGCGCAGCAGGAGGACGGCAGCGACGTGGCCCGCAAGGACTTCCGCTTCGACGAGCGCACGGACCGGATCGACCGGATCCTGACGCTGCGTACGACGTCCAGGGCGACCAGCGTCGAGCTGCTGGGCTGCACCGTCGACGACGGGGCCTCGCACTGA